The following coding sequences lie in one Aspergillus puulaauensis MK2 DNA, chromosome 3, nearly complete sequence genomic window:
- a CDS encoding uncharacterized protein (COG:S;~EggNog:ENOG410PQB9), whose translation MASFAYDHEAEFWGALINPDKSPSPLLEQLCLGIAQVITSFDNYAIPDLTPERLAAFYRKVGGNYDVLFLDTKPSALSFIYQRLGCFHSIQPTADPYKPPSIPALQPHGFVRWQTIQILLDPDEHVSYLQNAVERWDIFSPNGTVFPKSIPREAFPAEPDPEMIQWHETVSQKFEFDYWKKKRIYSPPSTFGTYQNQFSSPKESPTSSKEEEFVQSHHPRSSSSSYRYSVPADPQTSRRHQRRQSAEVPPSNLHKPQASQPRRSAEFAPNGYGSPRAPSPPAWPKHASSKSRGRERKTYSRPVSPDQIHGHSSSDASSEDSGTATGEPASPSPRHDYHRNLSPPYAPNTRRHSHEAYSRRPREASPEPQRRYAYRDAYNSGSNRMYDSDSGRGPRQPRGYIDEVRQSRTPVPDPGPGHSGYRDPVYGGSSTVPTSPVYGHAHPVHPGHPRFVNVGSPGYMVHPQSELDANVMDDPRRSSYRGGSLTPNPSGSTTYGRPRFASVGDFQPPRWASMHAPGPGPPPGLGSGPVNGGRGVPPGMIEADYGRRSTIYDR comes from the exons atggcctccttcGCCTACGATCATGAGGCGGAGTTTTGGGGCGCGTTAATCAATCCCGACAAGAGTCCTTCTCCTCTGCTTGAACAGTTGTGTTTGGGAATTGCCCAGGTGATA ACCTCGTTTGACAACTATGCGATCCCCGATCTCACCCCAGAGCGCCTGGCTGCGTTCTACCGAAAAGTTGGCGGCAACTACGATGTCCTGTTCCTTGATACCAAGCCCTCCGCCCTCTCCTTCATTTACCAGCGCCTCGGTTGCTTCCACAGCATACAGCCCACCGCCGATCCGTACAAGCCTCCCTCGATCCCCGCCCTGCAGCCTCACGGTTTCGTGCGATGGCAGACGATCCAGATCTTGTTAGACCCCGACGAGCATGTTTCCTATCTCCAGAATGCCGTTGAACGGTGGGACATCTTCAGCCCTAATGGAACCGTGTTTCCTAAGTCGATTCCCCGCGAGGCATTCCCCGCAGAACCAGACCCAGAGATGATCCAGTGGCACGAGACTGTCAGCCAGAAGTTCGAGTTCGACTACTGGAAAAAGAAGCGTATTTACTCGCCTCCTTCAACATTCGGTACATACCAGAACCAATTCAGCAGTCCAAAGGAGAGCCCAACGTCAAGTAAGGAAGAGGAGTTCGTTCAGAGCCACCACCCGAGATCGTCCTCGTCTAGTTACCGTTACTCAGTCCCCGCCGACCCACAAACGTCCCGTCGCCATCAGAGACGCCAGAGTGCTGAAGTCCCTCCGAGCAATCTGCACAAGCCACAGGCCAGCCAGCCTCGTCGCTCGGCCGAATTCGCACCGAACGGCTACGGTTCGCCTCGCgctccatcgcctccagcATGGCCAAAGCATGCATCGTCAAAAAGCCGGGGCCGCGAACGCAAGACCTACTCTCGCCCCGTTAGCCCTGATCAAATCCATGGGCATAGTTCTTCAGATGCATCATCAGAAGATTCCGGCACCGCAACAGGAGAACcagcttcgccttccccACGACACGATTACCACCGGAACCTCTCCCCGCCATACGCGCCAAACACCCGTCGGCACTCGCACGAAGCATACTCGCGCAGACCGCGGGAGGCCTCACCCGAGCCCCAGAGACGTTATGCCTACCGCGACGCATACAACTCCGGCTCCAACAGGATGTACGACTCCGATAGTGGGCGCGGGCCGCGACAGCCCCGTGGATACATCGACGAAGTGCGCCAGTCGCGAACGCCAGTGCCTgatcctggtcctggccATTCGGGATATCGCGATCCCGTATACGGAGGGTCCTCCACCGTCCCAACAAGCCCAGTCTATGGACACGCTCATCCTGTACACCCCGGTCATCCGCGATTCGTCAATGTAGGTAGCCCTGGGTACATGGTGCACCCGCAATCCGAGCTCGACGCAAATGTCATGGACGATCCAAGACGGAGTAGTTATCGCGGCGGCAGTCTGACCCCGAACCCGAGCGGGAGCACGACATATGGGCGGCCACGATTCGCTTCTGTTGGGGACTTTCAGCCGCCGCGGTGGGCAAGTATGCATGCGCCTGGACCTGGACCTCCGCCTGGACTCGGGTCTGGACCTGTTAATGGTGGACGGGGGGTTCCTCCTGGGATGATTGAAGCTGATTA
- a CDS encoding putative sugar transporter (COG:G;~EggNog:ENOG410PHMS;~InterPro:IPR020846,IPR011701,IPR036259;~PFAM:PF07690;~TransMembrane:11 (o58-81i93-112o132-157i178-201o221-242i333-356o376-396i408-426o432-453i465-484o496-515i);~go_function: GO:0022857 - transmembrane transporter activity [Evidence IEA];~go_process: GO:0055085 - transmembrane transport [Evidence IEA]), with product MSLNTESEPSSPNLAPVSETVPLNRSADLDASSAYKLNANVLNRAIQDIGMGRYQWQLFGVVGFGWACDNLWPIVTSLILLPVTYEFRVSQPPLLLLAQNLGLLLGALFWGFGCDIFGRRMAFNMTIGITAVFSLAAAASPGFTAVCILAALWSIGVGGNLPVDSAIFLEFLPGSHQYLLTILSINWALAQFLANIVAWMLVGRYTCPSADGCTRSENVGWRYFIATMGGLALLMSVTRYFFFTLLESPKFLMGKGEHYDAVAVVHEVAKRNGKSCNLTTDELQDCSIGENGDGRREHYYHRRGLTLRDRLKLLLEPFTLTQLQSLFSTRRRALATTLLVCIWGLIGIAFPLYNAFLPYLQQERGIEFGDGSTYLTYRNSLIIAVASIPGSLAGGVMVEMRSLGRKGTLTLATIMTGVFLLASTTATTSSTLLGWNCAYGFSSSLVYAVLYAYTPEIFESRNRGTGNAIVSAANRLGGILAPLVAMGTDLKSTAPVYVSGVIFLVAGGLVPLVPYESRGRASV from the coding sequence ATGTCTCTTAACACTGAATCCGAGCCCTCCAGTCCCAATCTCGCGCCTGTGTCCGAAACCGTGCCTTTGAACCGCTCCGCAGACCTCGATGCTTCGTCCGCTTACAAGCTCAATGCCAATGTGCTAAATCGTGCCATCCAGGATATCGGCATGGGACGGTATCAATGGCAGCTATTCGGGGTTGTCGGGTTTGGGTGGGCTTGCGATAATCTATGGCCTATTGTTACATCCCTGATACTTCTTCCCGTTACCTACGAATTTCGCGTTTCCCAACCACCTCTCTTGCTTTTGGCACAAAATCTAGGCCTCCTGCTTGGTGCACTGTTTTGGGGATTCGGCTGCGATATCTTTGGCCGACGGATGGCCTTCAACATGACAATTGGAATTACGGCCGTATTCAGCTTGGCGGCCGCCGCGTCTCCAGGGTTTACTGCCGTTTGTATTTTGGCGGCACTCTGGTCCATAGGTGTTGGTGGAAATCTTCCTGTGGACTCGGCCATCTTTCTCGAATTTCTTCCCGGATCACACCAATATTTACTCACTATCCTGTCAATCAACTGGGCCCTAGCGCAGTTCCTGGCGAATATCGTCGCATGGATGCTAGTGGGTAGGTATACTTGCCCCTCTGCCGATGGATGTACTAGATCCGAAAACGTGGGTTGGCGATACTTTATCGCCACTATGGGAGGACTGGCTCTGTTGATGAGCGTCACCCGCTACTTCTTTTTCACTCTTCTAGAGTCCCCTAAATTCCTCATGGGGAAAGGAGAACACTACGACGCCGTTGCTGTTGTCCATGAGGTTGCTAAACGCAACGGAAAGAGCTGCAACCTGACCACCGACGAACTGCAAGACTGCTCGATTGGCGAAaatggagatggaagacGGGAACACTACTACCACCGTCGGGGATTGACCTTGCGTGACCGGCTGAAACTTTTGTTAGAGCCTTTCACGCTCACGCAGCTTCAGTCTCTATTCTCCACTCGGCGCCGCGCTTTGGCGACGACTCTCCTAGTCTGTATCTGGGGTTTGATTGGCATCGCCTTTCCTTTATATAACGCCTTCTTACCGTACCTGCAGCAGGAGCGTGGGATAGAATTCGGAGATGGCTCCACATACTTGACATATCGCAATTCACTGATTATTGCCGTCGCATCAATCCCTGGTAGCCTTGCCGGTGGCGTGATGGTGGAGATGCGCTCATTGGGGCGCAAAGGTACGCTGACCCTTGCGACGATAATGACAGgagtcttcctcctcgcatCCACAACCGCCACGACATCGTCCACCTTATTGGGCTGGAATTGCGCGTACGGCTTTAGCAGCAGTCTTGTCTATGCCGTGCTGTACGCTTACACGCCGGAAATCTTCGAGTCTAGAAATCGCGGAACGGGCAATGCCATTGTCAGTGCTGCAAATCGGTTGGGCGGCATTCTGGCACCTTTGGTAGCGATGGGTACGGATTTGAAGAGCACAGCGCCGGTTTATGTGAGCGGTGTGATATTCTTGGTAGCTGGTGGGTTGGTACCTTTGGTTCCATACGAGTCCCGCGGACGGGCAAGTGTGTAG
- the rhgB gene encoding putative extracellular rhamnogalacturonase (CAZy:GH28;~COG:G;~EggNog:ENOG410PHHF;~InterPro:IPR000743,IPR012334,IPR011050,IPR024535;~PFAM:PF00295;~SECRETED:SignalP(1-17);~go_function: GO:0004650 - polygalacturonase activity [Evidence IEA];~go_process: GO:0005975 - carbohydrate metabolic process [Evidence IEA]) codes for MHVGRLFLFLAPLLVKAQLSGSVGPLTTSSDKSQTKTCNVKDYGAIADKSTDIGPALSSAWDECSSGGVVYIPPGDYAISTWVKLSGCKACAIQLDGIIYRTGSDGGNMIMIEHSSDFELFSSTSKGAIQGYGYEFHAEGSSDGPRILRLYDVSDFSVHDVALVDAPVFHLSLDTCSNGEVYNMAIRGGDSGGLDGIDVWSENVWIHDVEVTNKDECVTVKSPAKNILIESIYCNWSGGCGMGSLGTDTDISDIVYRNVYTWKSNQMYMVKSNGGSGTVSNLVLENFIGHGNAYSLDIDAEWSSMSAIDGDGVDLNNVTVRNWKGTAADGAQRGPIKVVCASGAPCTEVTIEDFAMWTESGDEQTYRCENAFGEGFCLQEGDGSSGYTTTQTASTAPSGYPAPRMPNDLDSAFGTDSEIPIPTIPTSFYPGATPYSALAGAAASAGSSTPAVSDRARATPAATGSVSLSLSSTANPTRVVSDVTSSIPPLPSSPSSLDGDSQPLTEPHGHSHHKHRCRAH; via the exons ATGCACGTCGGTcgcctttttctctttttggCCCCTTTGCTTGTAAAAGCCCAGCTCTCTGGTAGCGTTGGGCCTCTTACAACTTCCAGCGACAAGAGTCAGACCAAGACTTGCAATGTTAAGGATTACGGCGCAATAGCCGACAAGTCCACGGACATTGGGCCTGCGCTCTCCTCTGCCTGGGATGAGTGCTCCTCTGGCGGTGTTGTCTACATTCCCCCAGGCGACTACGCGATTTCGACATGGGTCAAGCTATCCGGTTGTAAGGCCTGTGCTATCCAGCTTGACGGAATCATTTACCGAACCGGGTCCGACGGTGGTAACATGATTATGATTGAGCACTCCTCCGATTTCGAGCTCTTCAGCAGTACTTCCAAGGGTGCAATCCAGGGGTACGGGTATGAGTTCCATGCCGAAGGTTCCTCGGATGGCCCTCGGATTCTGAGGCTTTACGACGTGTCTGACTTCTCCGTGCACGATGTGGCTCTTGTGGATGCTCCTGTGTTCCACTTATCACTGGATACCTGCTCGAACGGCGAGGTATACAACATGGCGATCCGTGGCGGCGATTCAGGagggctggatgggattgatGTCTGGAGTGAGAACGTGTGGATCCACGATGTCGAGGTCACAAACAAGGACGAATGCGTCACTGTCAAG AGCCCGGCCAAAAACATCCTCATTGAGAGCATTTACTGTAACTGGAGTGGAGGCTGCGGAATGGGCTCCTTAGGAACTGACACCGACATCTCCGACATTGTCTACCGTAACGTTTACACCTGGAAATCGAACCAGATGTATATGGTCAAGAGCAACGGAGGCAGCGGAACCGTGTCCAACCTCGTGCTGGAGAACTTCATCG GCCACGGAAACGCGTACTCGCTGGACATTGATGCCGAATGGAGCAGCATGAGTGCCATAGACGGGGATGGAGTCGATCTGAACAACGTGACGGTTCGCAACTGGAAGGGCACCGCAGCAGACGGAGCACAACGAGGCCCGATCAAGGTGGTCTGCGCGTCCGGGGCACCGTGTACGGAGGTGACGATCGAGGACTTTGCGATGTGGACCGAGTCCGGAGATGAACAAACGTACCGCTGCGAAAACGCGTTCGGCGAGGGATTCTGTCTGCAAGAAGGCGATGGCTCGTCTGGATACACAACAACACAGACCGCCTCCACCGCGCCGTCTGGCTACCCCGCACCCCGCATGCCGAACGATCTCGACTCAGCGTTTGGCACCGACAGCGAAATCCCCATTCCCACCATCCCAACCTCCTTCTATCCAGGAGCTACCCCCTACAGTGCCCTCGCGGGAGCTGCAGCGTCTGCAGGATCGTCGACCCCTGCTGTGAGCGACCGTGCAAGAGCCACTCCGGCTGCGACTGGGTCGGTCAGCTTGTCTTTGTCATCCACCGCCAACCCAACGCGTGTTGTCAGCGACGTGACCAGCTCGattcctccccttccttcctctccctcttccttgGATGGCGACTCGCAACCCCTTACAGAACCACATGGGCACTCCCATCATAAACATCGTTGCCGTGCTCACTGA
- a CDS encoding TDT family transporter (COG:P;~EggNog:ENOG410PI7D;~InterPro:IPR004695,IPR038665;~PFAM:PF03595;~TransMembrane:9 (i32-50o56-81i102-126o132-156i168-192o198-224i236-256o307-325i332-351o);~go_component: GO:0016021 - integral component of membrane [Evidence IEA];~go_process: GO:0055085 - transmembrane transport [Evidence IEA]), whose translation MAAEGPDLDPIPPEITKNDVGWRRVVRNFTPSWFSVTMGTGIVSMLLYMLPYNGRWLHWVSAVVFALNVLLFVVACIISALRYALYPEIFWAMISHPVQSMFIGTVPMGFATIVNMFCFICVPAWGSWAQTFAWTIWIIDAVVSVVTALSLPFALMSRKDETQLSSMTAVWLLPIVSCPVAASSGAIVADILPNPQHALWTVIASYVLWGIGLPLALMVMVIYLQRLTLHKIPPKAMIVSVFLPLGPFGSGGYAYVNPFFPYELGNPIYNSQGDEAWKSRTDDLPPDSDARGAIRANVPCDGFPGRAHFVGFWFGVALLCVRFYCTMQDVPIQYWMVGVHFSHWGVCFMYLPDRSGASISVLSGFRDNHVDLRSFVMDRGQCRDFEGGDIRSDVPCTMFSGVKAQGG comes from the exons ATGGCAGCTGAAGGTCCTGACCTCGATCCCATACCACCGGAGATCACCAAGAATGATGTGggatggaggagggtggtgCGCAATTTTACACCTTC ATGGTTCTCCGTCACCATGGGCACCGGTATCGTGTCAATGCTTCTCTACATGCTACCATATAATGGGAGATGGCTGCATTGGGTATCCGCCGTTGTCTTTGCCTTGAATGTCTTACTCTTTGTTGTGGCCTGCATTATCTCGGCCCTTCGCTATGCGCTATACCCGGAAATATTCTGGGCAATGATCTCGCACCCAGTGCAGTCCATGTTTATCGGAACAGTACCAATGGGGTTTGCGACTATCGTCAACATGTTTTGCTTTATTTGCGTTCCCGCCTGGGGTTCATGGGCGCAGACATTCGCGTGGACGATCTGGATTATTGACGCCGTTGTCTCTGTGGTAACTGCTCTATCGTTACCATTTGCGCT AATGTCCAGAAAAGATGAAACACAGCTCTCGTCGATGACAGCAGTGTGGTTGCTTCCTATCGTCAGCTGCCCGGTCGCCGCCTCGTCGGGAGCAATAGTGGCTGATATCCTACCAAATCCACAACATGCCCTCTGGACTGTGATAGCAAGCTACGTGCTTTGGGGTATCGGACTGCCCCTAGCATTAATGGTCATGGTAATATATCTGCAGCGCTTAACGCTACACAAGATTCCTCCCAAGGCCATGATCGTTAGTGTTTTTCTCCCTCTAGGACCATTCGGATCGGGGGGATACGCGTATGTAAACCCTTTCTTTCCGTATGAATTAGGAAACCCGATTTACAATTCCCAGGGCGATGAAGCTTGGAAAAGCCGCACAGACGATCTTCCCCCAGACTCAGACGCTCGAGGAGCTATCCGGGCCAACGTTCCATGCGATGGGTTTCCTGGTCGGGCTCATTTTGTGGGCTTTTGGTTTGGTGTGGCTCTTCTTTGCGTCCGCTTCTATTGCACGATGCAAGACGTTCCCATTCAATATTGGATGGTGGGGGTTCACTTTTCCCATTGGGGCGTATGCTTCATGTACTTGCCAGATCGGAGCGGAGCTTCCATCAGCGTTCTTTCGGGTTTTAGGGACA ATCATGTCGATTTGCGTAGTTTTGTTATGGATCGTGGTCAGTGCAGGGACTTTGAAGGGGGTGATATCCGGTCAGATGTTCCATGCACCATGTTTAGCGGAGTTAAGGCCCAAGGAGGATGA